A genomic stretch from Aedes albopictus strain Foshan chromosome 2, AalbF5, whole genome shotgun sequence includes:
- the LOC109400701 gene encoding mucin-2: MRSVIAVLILLSLETLDARVCPSKDCDDPNEEYRICGSMCEKSCDNLDGCDLCPAICVSGCFCKDGYVRDSYGVCVLACDCPDITTTTVAPTTKKKKRCKRPCKCRTTTTAAPTTTTTEAPPCDCVTTTPEAPTCGCETTTTEAPPCECSTTTPEAPPCDCSTTTTAAPSCDCVTTTPEAPPCDCGTTTPEAPPCECATTTPEAPPCGCETTTTTAAPPCDCGTTTTVAPPCDCPTTTPEAPPCDCATTTTAAPPCECPTTTPEAPPCECATTTPEAPPCDCASTTTESPACDCSTTTTAAPPCDCPTTTPEAPPCDCGTTTTEAPPCDCPTTTPEAPPCDCATTTTAAPPPCNCATTPCSCP; the protein is encoded by the exons ATGAGATCGGTTATTGCAGTACTAATTCTGCTATCGTTGGAAACCCTCGACGCGAGGGTATGCCCTAGCAAGG ATTGTGATGATCCGAACGAAGAGTACCGGATATGTGGATCAATGTGCGAAAAATCCTGTGACAACTTGGACGGTTGTGATTTGTGCCCAGCGATTTGTGTATCGGGATGCTTTTGTAAAGATGGATATGTTCGTGATTCGTATGGGGTCTGTGTGTTAGCTTGTGATTGTCCTGATATAACAACGACAACGGTAGCACCAACTACCAAAAAGAAGAAACGGTGCAAGCGACCATGTAAATGCAGGACAACTACTACTGCAGCACCTACTACTACGACGACTGAAGCACCTCCTTGTGATTGTGTTACTACTACACCTGAGGCACCTACATGTGGCTGCGAAACTACTACAACTGAAGCACCTCCTTGTGAATGTTCTACTACTACACCTGAGGCGCCTCCGTGTGATTGTTCTACTACAACAACTGCTGCACCTTCATGTGATTGTGTTACTACTACACCTGAAGCTCCGCCATGTGACTGCGGTACTACTACACCTGAAGCACCTCCATGTGAATGTGCTACTACTACACCTGAGGCACCTCCATGTGGCTGCGAAACTACTACTACAACTGCAGCACCGCCTTGTGATTGTGGCACAACTACAACGGTAGCACCTCCTTGTGATTGTCCAACTACTACGCCTGAAGCCCCTCCATGTGATTGTGCTACTACTACAACTGCAGCACCTCCTTGTGAATGTCCTACTACAACACCTGAAGCACCCCCTTGTGAGTGTGCCACTACTACACCCGAAGCACCTCCATGTGACTGTGCTTCTACTACAACTGAATCACCAGCATGTGACTGTTCTACTACTACAACTGCAGCACCGCCTTGTGATTGTCCTACCACGACACCGGAGGCACCTCCATGTGATTGTGGCACAACTACAACGGAAGCACCGCCTTGTGATTGTCCTACTACGACACCTGAAGCCCCTCCTTGTGACTGTGCCACTACTACAACTGCAGCTCCTCCGCCCTGCAATTGTGCTACTACTCCATGTAGTTGCCCTTGA
- the LOC115269638 gene encoding mucin-2: MFLRGWLRAAELSRALCSSFQVSQEESETCAGTITAVDNTGTDTDSDTLSTRLQTTWSAIVAPSAIAFATDSGLGSDDLSGEQLGRIKRDCDCTPTPPPCDCPTTTPEAPPCDCATTTPPPPPCDCPTTTPEVPPCDCATTTPPPPPPCDCATTTPEAPPCDCPTTTPEAPPCDCATTTPEAPPCDCPTTTPEAPPCDCATTTPPPPPCDCATTTPEVPPCDCATTTPPPPPCDCPTTTPEAPPCDCATTTPPPPPCDCPTTTPEAPPCDCGTTTPPPCDCPTPCVCP, encoded by the exons ATGTTTTTGCGTGGATGGCTTCGTGCGGCTGAATTGTCACGGGCCCTGTGTTCCAGCTTCCAAGTGTCCCAAGAAGAGAGTGAGACGTGCGCCGGAACCATTACCGCCGTTGATAATACCGGTACCGATACCGATTCCGATACCCTTTCCACCCGTCTGCAGACCACGTGGTCCGCTATCGTGGCTCCGTCCGCGATTGCCTTTGCTACCGATAGTGGGCTAG GTTCCGATGATCTAAGTGGAGAGCAACTAGGGCGTATAAAGCGGGACTGTGATTGTACGCCTACACCACCTCCATGCGATTGCCCTACTACCACACCTGAGGCACCGCCATGTGATTGCGCTACTACCACGCCTCCACCTCCACCGTGTGACTGTCCTACTACAACTCCTGAAGTCCCTCCATGTGATTGCGCTACTACGACTCCTCCACCACCTCCTCCGTGCGACTGTGCTACTACTACGCCTGAAGCGCCTCCATGTGATTGTCCAACTACCACACCTGAGGCGCCTCCATGCGACTGCGCTACTACTACGCCTGAAGCGCCTCCATGTGATTGTCCAACTACCACACCTGAGGCGCCTCCATGCGACTGCGCTACTActacaccaccaccaccgccgtgCGATTGTGCTACTACCACACCTGAAGTACCTCCATGTGATTGCGCTACTACCACGCCTCCACCTCCACCGTGTGACTGTCCTACTACAACTCCTGAAGCGCCGCCTTGTGATTGCGCTACCACGACCCCTCCGCCACCTCCGTGCGACTGTCCTACTACCACCCCTGAAGCGCCTCCTTGTGATTGTGGTACTACAACGCCGCCTCCATGTGATTGCCCTACTCCCTGCGTTTGCCCTTAA
- the LOC109400700 gene encoding mucin-2 — MKLGIILGFAAIAAAGARIIPPCQQCKDPNEVYLRCGSEQNCYNETVVVPCAKKCRGGCYCKEGYVRNLVDGTCVKPCLCPKRCKTGSCLRTHEPTTTPEPCSTTTTPEPCTTTTTAQPCTTTTTTEVPCTTTTTTEAPCTTTTTPEPCTTTTEQPTTTTQPCTTTTEQPTTTTAACTTTTEAPTTTTEPCTTTTPEPTTTTVPCTTTTEQPTTTTQPCTTTTTPEPCTTTTEQPTTTTQPCTTTTTTAEPCTTTTPEPCTTTTTPEPTTTTAPCTTTTPEPTTTPQPCTTTTKFPCGCPQL; from the exons ATGAAATTGGGAATCATTTTGGGTTTTGCGGCAATTGCTGCTGCGGGTGCGCGCATCATTCCTCCCTGCCAAC AATGTAAGGACCCCAACGAAGTGTACCTTAGATGCGGAAGTGAGCAAAACTGTTACAACGAAACAGTTGTAGTTCCGTGCGCCAAAAAATGTAGAGGAGGATGCTATTGCAAAGAAGGTTATGTTCGTAATCTGGTTGACGGGACTTGCGTAAAGCCGTGCCTGTGTCCGAAGAGATGCAAAACAGGATCATGCCTTAGAACTCATGAGCCTACGACTACCCCGGAACCATGTTCAACCACAACTACACCCGAACCATGCACTACAACTACGACAGCTCAGCCATGCACAACTACAACGACTACGGAGGTTCCTTGTACTACTACAACGACCACAGAAGCACCGTGCACCACTACCACCACGCCAGAGCCATGTACTACAACTACTGAACAACCGACAACTACTACTCAACCCTGCACTACTACGACAGAACAACCTACGACCACAACGGCTGCATGTACTACTACAACCGAAGCACCCACAACCACTACTGAACCATGCACCACTACCACGCCGGAGCCTACAACTACAACGGTGCCGTGCACTACAACTACAGAGCAGCCTACAACTACCACCCAACCTTGTACCACGACCACTACTCCAGAACCATGTACTACAACCACCGAACAACCTACCACCACAACTCAGCCATGTACCACTACAACCACTACTGCTGAACCATGTACTACTACGACACCGGAACCTTGTACTACTACAACTACTCCAGAACCTACCACGACTACGGCCCCGTGTACCACTACCACTCCAGAACCCACGACAACCCCTCAGCCATGTACGACGACCACCAAGTTCCCATGCGGCTGTCCACAGTTGTAA